A genomic window from Glycine soja cultivar W05 chromosome 10, ASM419377v2, whole genome shotgun sequence includes:
- the LOC114372079 gene encoding uncharacterized protein LOC114372079 codes for MVAEAWIVKMGNQVSSNLKHALLLETLTKRKPNHKRSDTKETIGILSFEVANVMSKTVHLHRSLSESEISKLRNEILDSEGVRNLVSSDEDYLLELALAEKLEELNRVASVVSRLGKKCSEPALQGFEHVYGDIVGGVIDVKELGFLVKHMEGMVRKMDRYVTVTRNLYSEMVVLNELEQAVKKFQHNQHEESRRAFEQKLIWQKQDVRHLKDVSLWNQNFDKVVELLARTVCTIYARISVIFGESALRNNALGPGVGGGSPGTQNESGFVSGHVNAHTSSERLKRNQSKGNGFHPGSVGRMAVAERRGATSRPQIDLRRGELVPIRLEDFGFPCGTSAGRLFMECLSLSSSVSKFDDADDVNREDHHSSCCSVGIGNNSMKMEHACHSGILSHSRSGVPFTGDLRQAKSGVQSCSTLGPKSRLAVYAPPSTLGGCALALHYANVIIVIEKLLRYPHLVGEEARDDLYQMLPMSLRLSLKAKLKSYVKSLAIYDAPLAHDWKENLDGILKWLAPLGHNMIRWQSERNFEQHQIVSRTNVLLLQTLYFADREKTEESICELLVGLNYICRYEHQQNALLDCASSFDFEDCVEWQLQCGDSFLN; via the coding sequence ATGGTCGCAGAAGCTTGGATTGTAAAGATGGGTAACCAGGTAAGTTCCAATCTCAAGCATGCCCTTCTTCTTGAAACCTTGACAAAGAGAAAACCGAACCACAAGAGGTCAGATACTAAAGAAACCATAGGTATTCTTTCTTTTGAGGTAGCAAATGTGATGTCAAAAACTGTGCACCTCCACAGGTCACTGTCAGAGTCTGAGATCTCAAAGCTGAGGAATGAGATCTTGGACTCAGAGGGTGTTAGGAATTTGGTGTCCTCTGATGAGGATTATCTCCTTGAGCTGGCTCTGGCAGAGAAGCTTGAGGAGTTGAATAGGGTTGCTAGTGTTGTCTCTAGGTTGGGGAAGAAGTGCTCTGAGCCTGCCTTGCAAGGGTTTGAGCATGTGTATGGGGACATTGTTGGTGGGGTTATAGATGTCAAGGAATTGGGGTTCCTTGTTAAGCATATGGAGGGAATGGTGAGGAAAATGGATAGGTATGTTACTGTTACTAGGAACTTGTACAGTGAGATGGTGGTGTTGAATGAGTTGGAGCAAGCAGTGAAGAAGTTTCAGCATAATCAGCATGAGGAGAGTAGGAGGGCTTTTGAGCAGAAGCTCATATGGCAGAAGCAAGATGTGAGGCATCTTAAGGATGTTTCCCTTTGGAATCAGAACTTTGATAAGGTTGTTGAGTTGTTGGCTAGGACAGTTTGTACCATTTATGCCAGGATTTCTGTGATCTTTGGAGAATCTGCTTTGAGGAATAATGCCCTTGGACCTGGTGTTGGTGGAGGCTCGCCAGGTACGCAAAATGAATCGGGGTTTGTGTCGGGCCATGTTAATGCTCACACAAGTTCGGAGAGGTTGAAGCGCAATCAGAGCAAGGGAAATGGATTCCATCCGGGTTCGGTTGGAAGAATGGCTGTGGCGGAGAGAAGGGGAGCTACTAGTAGGCCTCAGATTGATTTGAGGAGAGGCGAGTTGGTGCCTATTCGACTTGAAGATTTTGGTTTTCCATGTGGAACAAGTGCGGGAAGACTTTTCATGGAATGCCTAAGTTTGAGTAGCTCAGTTTCAAAATTTGATGATGCTGATGATGTCAATAGGGAGGACCATCATAGTAGCTGTTGCAGTGTTGGGATAGGGAATAATAGCATGAAGATGGAGCACGCGTGCCATTCTGGTATTCTAAGTCATAGCCGAAGTGGCGTTCCTTTCACCGGAGATCTTAGACAAGCCAAATCTGGTGTACAAAGTTGCTCAACATTAGGTCCCAAAAGTAGGTTAGCTGTTTATGCTCCTCCTTCCACACTTGGAGGCTGTGCTCTAGCATTGCACTATGCCAATGTCATAATTGTCATTGAGAAGCTGCTTCGCTACCCGCATTTAGTTGGCGAGGAAGCGAGGGATGATCTATATCAGATGCTACCGATGAGCTTAAGGTTATCTCTCAAGGCCAAACTGAAGTCCTATGTCAAGAGTTTGGCCATATATGATGCTCCTCTTGCCCATGACTGGAAGGAGAATCTTGATGGGATACTCAAGTGGCTCGCCCCACTTGGGCATAACATGATCAGATGGCAAAGTGAGCGTAATTTTGAGCAACACCAAATTGTTAGCCGGACAAATGTTCTGCTACTTCAGACTTTATACTTTGCTGACAGGGAAAAGACCGAGGAATCAATCTGTGAACTTCTTGTTGGGTTGAATTACATATGCCGGTATGAGCATCAACAAAATGCTCTACTGGATTGTGCAAGCAGTTTCGATTTTGAAGATTGTGTGGAGTGGCAATTGCAATGTGGAGATTCTTTTCTTAATTGA
- the LOC114369989 gene encoding bet1-like SNARE 1-2 translates to MSYRRDNRSSRSSLVDGFDSLEEGGLRASSSYSREINEHDNDKAIENLQDRVSFLKRLTGDIHEEVESHNQLLDRVGNKMDGSRGVMMGTMDRFKKVFEKKSARKTCSLVGYFTLAFIFIYYLIRMLGYFTLG, encoded by the exons ATGAGTTACCGAAG AGATAATCGCTCCTCCAGATCATCACTTGTAGATGGTTTTGATAGTCTGGAGGAGGGTGGTCTAAGGGCTTCTTCTTCTTACTCACGCGAAATTAATGAGCATGATAATGATAAAGCCATAGAGAATTTGCAGGACAGAGTTTCCTTTCTGAAACGG TTAACAGGTGATATACATGAGGAGGTTGAGAGTCATAACCAGTTGCTTGATCGGGTG GGTAACAAAATGGACGGATCAAGGGGTGTGATGATGGGAACCATGGATCGATTTAAAAag GTTTTTGAGAAGAAATCAGCAAGGAAAACATGCTCACTTGTGGGGTATTTCACACTTGCCTTCATATTCATATACTATCTTATTAG GATGCTTGGATACTTTACACTTGGGTAA